tagtgacgtgtaacagaacgTGTGTCATTGGGCTACATGTCCCTGCTACATTAATACGaatgtacgagggaatcagatttatgccccatgcgtaacggccccctGATTCTTCCCGGGCGCGCATGCAGGTGGTCCCCTGTGACGGATGGGTAGGCCTCCCTCCTGATCCTGAACTGGGCCGAAAGGTAGAATCTAGACTGAACCCAGAGAGGATCTGTTCGTTGGGCCGACAATGTTGGGCCGGCCTGGTTGAAGAATCTAACGGGTGTCCGGTCTCGAGGCTGGCGGATTGGCGGGTCGGACTTGGACCAAAAAGAGAGACTTGAGGGCTTTTAAGTACTGGGTTGATATCATGGGCTTAGCCCTagaccggggtggagaaatccagcgatcatcaaattaaaaactgattaaacatcattaaaaataaaaaatttccgtTTTGTCTCGGCTATCCATATAAAAAATTGTTTTAATTAGtaaagtaattttattattattattattattatgtagaaaatacaattaatatataaataaaaattaaataaaatgttgtaattaattatgccataaattactaaaaactactaaaaaaattatgtaaattaatataatttttaaaaaatttaattaaaaataatttcttttataaattattcgGTGTTCAAAGTCCACCAAATCGACAAATTCAAATTCGcaccattaaaaaaataaaatactttcttttaagttttaaggTGATccataaaaatgaattaataatattaatagttctaaataaatttaagagtaaAGTGTAAAATTATGtcacaatttaattaaaaaaaactaaataacatatttttaattaattatgccaCAATTTAATTTAGAGATTACTCAAATAAGAAATattgtatttaaattaatacaattttgaaaaaatctcgataaaaattaatttaataatactaataattaattattctttaaaaattcaaataataattaatttaaaaatctagttaattatttaaatttgcgTACTCATATTCTTTCATTCTCTTCAACaccaattaaaaatattttattgaaaatatttgagGTCAATATTCTATCTTCTCATATTCTTTcgtaattactaataattaatatgaactgtaattaaaataaagtaaaataaaaaaagaaagttgaccaaatatatttattaataagatTTTGTTATTTGCcacatatatttattaattaatattacatatataatattaaggCTGCTACatctatatacatatataaacataaactagTGGGATGCATTattataaaagtaatttatttttcattatttcacAAATGATATTAACAAATCAAATTCTccaaatgtaaaaaataaaatcatattttttaattaaaaattacttaattttctttttaatcattaattaattttttgaaatgcgtaaacaaatattatttttcgtCAATCAAATGGGACTttaatttatactatttatatttttttaattttataagataaTGAAGACGGCTGCTATTTAGAGAGCATAATGAATTTAATAgactaactaataaaaaaataaaatttattatatcttttaaaaaaacttCCATAAAAGTTTGAGCAGTCAAAGTCTCCCCTTGCCACCTTTTGCTCCAACTCTCCCTATTTATATGTGATGAGATGGAGATTAGAAGCAGCAAGAAACACGCATGGAAGATATGTTCTTCTCTCTAGCTTTGCTCCTTTCATTTCTTCTTCTTGCCTTCAACTTCTGCTTACGAAGAAGCACACAACACAGAAACCTTCCCACATCCCCATTTGCTCTTCCAATTATAGGTCATCTTCATCTTGTCAATCTTCCCCTCCATAGATCTCTCCATGCTCTTTCGCAAAAATATGGTCCAATCATTTCTCTACGATTTGGTTTCCGTCGAGTGATAGTTCTATCATCGCCGTCCATTGTGGAAGAATGCTTCACCAAAAATGACATTGTTTTCTCCAATCGTCCTCCCTTAACCATTCTCAAGTACGTTACTTACAATTGCACCACCCTTGGAACAACCTCATACGGTGATCACTGGCGCAAACTCCGCCGGATAGGCACTCATGAAGTATTTTCATCGAGTCGTCTCAATGTCTTCACAGGCATCCGGAGGGACGAAATAAAGATTTTCATGAACAAACTCCATAGTGTCTCGAGCCATGATTTTGCTAAGGTAGTGTTGAGACCAATGCTCATGGAGCTAACCTTTAACATAATGATGCGCATGGTCGCTGGGAAGCGATACTACGGCGAGGAAGTGACTGCAAACGAcaaggcagaggcagaggaattCAGAGAGATGATAACGGAGATGTTTAAATATACTGGTGCCTCATATCTTGGAGATTTCTTGCCTTTTTTGAAGTTGATTGACTACCAGGGTTTTTTGAAGAGAGTGAAGAGACTTGGCAAGAGAACTGATAGATTCCTGCAAAATCTCATTGACGAGCATCGTTGTGCAAGTCCTGAGAGAAAGAAAGATACCATGATCGGCCATCTTCTTTCCATGCAAGAATCACAACCAGAATATTATACAGATGACATTATCAAAGCCCTAATTCTGGTTAGTAATGATGATGATGCATCTCTTAATTTCTAAGCATTTCATCTTTtgatttatgtatatgttttcccTTGTATGCATTTTTTCTTGCTTCTGGTTTGGGTCTTTTAGATGTTGTCCTTCCTACGAAATCATGATGTTTTAGCATTTAGTATATGAAACTTAGCCTAGATCCAGTAATCATAGACTAAATAAATTGTAGGCACAAACAATTGGATCTCCTAAAAAAAAGATGGGATCCATATATTTATACCTTGCAATTGGCTTGGGGGACGATGGATCAGATCTATCTAAGAATTTCTTGTATAGGAAAATACTTGCCTAGACCTGATCCACTATGGATCAAGTCAATTATAAGGCACTGACAAGAGAATCTCCCATGAAAAAAAAACCCTATACATTTATGTATTGAAATTGGTTTTCTCCATGAAATTTTTcatataagaaaatatttttttaaacccTATCCACTACGTTAATCGTAAGacacaaacaaataaataaaaatatttatttggaTCCGATCCACTATGGATCAATACTCCAaggcacaaataaataaatttcataaaaaatatatgaaatccACTTCAATGTCTCTTAGATTTATGGT
This is a stretch of genomic DNA from Manihot esculenta cultivar AM560-2 chromosome 2, M.esculenta_v8, whole genome shotgun sequence. It encodes these proteins:
- the LOC110608884 gene encoding isoflavone 3'-hydroxylase, which encodes MEDMFFSLALLLSFLLLAFNFCLRRSTQHRNLPTSPFALPIIGHLHLVNLPLHRSLHALSQKYGPIISLRFGFRRVIVLSSPSIVEECFTKNDIVFSNRPPLTILKYVTYNCTTLGTTSYGDHWRKLRRIGTHEVFSSSRLNVFTGIRRDEIKIFMNKLHSVSSHDFAKVVLRPMLMELTFNIMMRMVAGKRYYGEEVTANDKAEAEEFREMITEMFKYTGASYLGDFLPFLKLIDYQGFLKRVKRLGKRTDRFLQNLIDEHRCASPERKKDTMIGHLLSMQESQPEYYTDDIIKALILDVIFGGTESAAVTLEWAMSDLLNHPEAMEKVKKELDIHISENSLMNESDISKLSYLQNIITETMRLHPPGPLLIRHLSSQECSIGGYHVEPNTMLIVNAWAIHRDPEVWDDATGFKPERFESSAGQGSEVYKYMPFGLGRRSCPGMGLANRVMVFALGSMIHCFEWRKASDQKIDMSEGYGLTMPMAKPLKAMCKARSVMKNKLY